Genomic segment of Triticum aestivum cultivar Chinese Spring chromosome 6A, IWGSC CS RefSeq v2.1, whole genome shotgun sequence:
ATACTTATGGTGTGGTTGTTGAACTCCGTGGTGCCCTCCATTGGACGCTCTGTGGAGGGGCTATCCTCACCTgctaagatatggaagattctgtcCACTCAATACTCtgcaagggcaatgtcatgctcATTGCTCAGACTGAGGACAAGATTAGGTTGCTGCGCCAAGATGATGGCATGTCAGTGATGACATACGTGGAAGAACTGCAGGCTTTGTGGGCTGACCAGGATAACTGTGATCCCCTGGAACTCTATGACGCGGCTTCAATCGAGTCAGGGCATAAGTGGATGgcacgcaggcgtgtgctgaaaTTTTTGGCTGGCCTCAAAGGTTGCTTTGATGGCAGGAAGGCTTCCCTGTTGCACCAACCTAGTCTGCCTACCATTCCCGAGGCTATTGCAGCGATGACTCAAGAGGAGGTGCGCCTATCCCTTGAGCATGCAAACGTGAAGGTTATGCCAGCTTCGACATTTGCAATCACTGAGCGCATGGAGTGGGGAGATCCCACCAAATGTCATATCTGTGGGGAGGTAGGTCACTGGAAGAGAGAATGTCCAATTCGTGGCAGAGGCAGGGGATATAACAGAGGGGGAACAGGCAGAGGTATAAGTGCTAGAGGCAGAGGTGGATACTCAGAGACCTCATGGGGCCAGGCTTCTAGAGGCAGAGGTGGCTACTCAGGACACTCAGGGGGTCAGAGGGCTCACATGGCCGTTGCAGGAGACACTGGGACGTCCAAAGGCAAAGATGTAGATGATGTTGTCTATGGAGACTTTGCTCACTGGGCTTCCACTAATGAAGGTAATCCGGAAAGAGCATCTCTTGCTACTAATGAGAATGCTCCAAAGTGGGTTCTTGACTCTGGAGCATCTAAGCATGTTGCTAGTAACTCCTCTGTGTTCGAGTCTTACACTAAGCATCCTCCCTCTCACACGGGCACTATACAAACGACTGATGGCACAAAACAACCAGTCATAGGGGTTGGTACAGTAAAGTGTACTCCGACAATTTCCCTATCGTCAGTTTTACATGTGCCAGCCTTTCCTGTCAATTTGGTCTCTTTTAGTGCGCTCATTGATCAAATGGACTGTCGGGTGATCCTTGACAAGTTCAGTTGCTTGATTCAGGTGCGCCAGACGAGCCAGACGGTTGGGACTGGCACCAGGCGTAGGGGGCTCTGGTACATGGATCAGGAGGTGCAGCCGGACTTGGTGTGTGCTGCGACCATGGAGGATAAGGAGAAGCAGGCGATGATCCATCACTGTAGGATGGGGCATGTATCTTTTGATAAGATGAGTAGAATATTTCCGGATGTTATGTGTGGAATAGGCAAAGGCAAGCTAACATGTGATGCTTGTGAATATGCAAAACACACACGTGCCTCATATGTGAGTAAGGGGCTCAGGAGCATATCTCCTTTTATGCTTATTCATTCGGATGTATGGACTAGCCCAGTGGTGTCATTGAATGGGAAGAAGTATTTTGCTACCTTTATTGACTGCTATTCTCGCATGACTTGGATTTACTTGATGCGTCACAGGGATGAGGTGTTTAGCTGTTTTTAGAACTTCCATGCTCTTGTAAAGAACCAGTTTCAGGTACAGGTCAAGGTGCTCAGGACGAAAAATGGAACGGAGTATGTGAACAACATTTTTGGGGCTTTCATGGCTGACCATGGGATTCTTCATCAAACTTCAtgtccggacccccccccccccctcagaatGGAGTGGCCGAACGGAAGAATCGTCATGTTCTTGAGGTTGCTCGGTCGTTCATGTTTACCATGAATGTGCCTAAGTTCTTGTGGGGTGATGTAGTTATGACAGCCACATACTTGATCAACCGGACACCTTCCAAAATACTTGGCATGAAATCTCCGTCTGAGTTGCTCGTTGGagataataagtttgttgttccccCAAAGTTGTTTGGCAGTACCTGCTTTGTTCGTGATCACCAACCATCAGTTGGGAAGCTTGATCCTCGGGCAGTGAAGTGTGTCTTTCTGGGATACTCGTCTAGTCAGCAGGGGTATAAATGTTGGTGTCCCTCTGAAAAACGCAGGTTTGTAAGTATGGACGTTACGTTCAGGGAGTTTGAGCCATTCTATGGTGAGCCGACTGATCTCAGTCTGCTGTTTGCAGAGCTTGACCACCTACACACCCTGTGCGTGATGGTCAAGAGGGGGAGAAGGATGTGTCTCATACTCACGGTGATTCTGTGGACATTAACACTGATAATGATGTGTGCAGGCTCAGGTTCAACTAATAGTGGGTACAATTCCGGTTAGTACCACCACTGATGATGACGTGCAGGCTCATGTCGAGCCAACTGTCGATACACTTAAGATTGGTGCTCTCCAGGTTCCTGTTCGGGATCGATGGCAGACGAATACCCTGGTGTACTCTCGACGGCAACCACAAGTGCAGGGGGGTAGCAAGGCAGGGGGCAAGAGTGCAGGGGGAGCAGCAAGGCAGTGAGGCAAGAGTGCAGGGGGAGCAGCAAGGCAGTGAGGCAAGCTCATCTGACACAGTGGAGCTGCCCATTGCGTTGCGAAAACCTACACGTGAAGCGGCAAGGAAGGGTGAGGTAGCAAGGAAggctctgccaaaaatgatgcttgTGATGACCTTGATATTGGCAATTTTGTGTCTTACAAGGGTTTGTCACCTTCATACAAGGCGTTTGTTGCCTCTCTGTAGACTGTGTCTATCCCTAAGGATTGGAAGGCTGCaaagcaagatccgaagtggcgtgAATCGATGATAGAGGAGTTAGAAGCATTGAAAAAAACAAGACATGGGTGCTAACCACATTGCCGGCAGGAAAGAAAGCAGTGAGTTGTAAGTGGATTTTTACTATGAAACAGAATCCTGAGGGCAAGGTGGAACAGTATAAGGCTAGATTGGTCGCCAGAGGATATAGGCAAGCTCCGGTTGCAAAGATGAACACAATACGGGTATTGGTCTCGTGTGCTGCAAACTTTGGATGGAAATTGCACCAGTtagatgtcaagaatgccttcTTACATGGTGACTTGAAAGAAGAGGTATACATGGAGATACCTCCAGGTTTTGGCACAGAACAGACTACGGGGAAGGTATGCAGGCTGAAGAAATCCTTGTATGGTCTGAAGCAATCGCCGAGGGCATGGTTTGATAGGTTCAGACGAGTTGTTTGGAATATGGGGTATGGCCAATGTAATGGTGATCACACGGTGTTCTATAAACACACTGATAAGAAGATCACCACTGTTGCagtgtatgttgatgatatcatcatcACCGGAGATGATGAGGAGGAAATAAAGAGAGTGAAGGGGTGTCTGAGCAAGGAGTTTGAGGTAAAAGACTTGGGAAATCTAAAGTACTTCCTTGGCATAGAAGTGGCTTGAACAGAGAAGGGAATATCTTTGTGCCAACGAAAATACACCTTGGATCTTTTGAGTGACATGGGCATGATGGGATGTCGTGCAGCCCCTACTCCGATTGAACAAAATCATCAAGTAACAGCATAATCAGGTGAGCAACTGAATAAGGAAGATTATCAGAAGCTGGTTGGGAGGTTATTGTACTTGTGTCATACCAGGCCTGACATTACGTATGCCGTGGGGGTGGTGAGCAGATACATGCATGAACCAAGGAGTGGGCATCTTGATATTGTTCACAGAATCCTGACATACTTAAAGGGACTCCGGGTAAAGGGTTGTGGTTTGCGAAGAGTGGACATCTTGAGGTGGATGGCTATAGTGACTCTGATTGGGCTAGCTGTCAAGATGATAGACGATCAACTTTAGGCTACtgtgtgtttgtgggaggaaaTTTGGTGTCATGGAGAAGCAAGAAACAGACTGTTGTGTCTAGATCAACAACAGAAGCTGAATATAGAGCATTATCTCAAGGGTTGTGTGATATGCTCTGGGTGAAGCACCTACTATGCGAGTTGAAACTTTTGAGAAAGGGACCCTTAAGGGTGTGGTGTGACAATCAGTCAGCTATAGCCATTGCTAATAACCCAGTTCAACATGATAGGACGAAGCATATGGAAATTGATCGCTTCTTCATTAAAGAGAAACTTGATGCTGGGATCATCAGCCTTACTCATGTCAGCTCTGGGCAGCAGTTTGCAGATTGCTTGACAAAGGGACTGGGAACAAAGGACTGTAACTTGGCGTGTGACAAGATGGGGATGATAGATATCTGCcacccatcttgagggggagtgttgaaccgGTATGGGCCCTAGCCCATCAAGATCTGTCTCTTGGGCCCAAGCCCATGAGAGGTGCTGACCTAGAAGAGGAGCCCCTCTTCCCCTGTCCCGAGTGAGCCACCACATCTGAGACACACACTCACGCAGGCAACAAGACAGGAAGGGAGGCGCTGTCTGAAGGTACCCATCTCCCGATTCAACAGGAAGCATTGTGTTGCAAGCGACTGAAGCGAGGGTCTGTGTGAGAAGCTAGTCTTGGAGAGGGTCACCTTAGCCAAAGTGCAGAGTTGCCATGGTCATTTTGGATTTTGGATGGGAAAACAGCGATGAGTTGTTATTCCCAACATATAGAAAGATTAAAGGTCACATAGCAGTGGGCGTCTTTCAAGTACATGGAAATTTCCATCTCTAATAGAAGGAATATGGATACGGCATAAGTTTGCTTCACAGCTCACATAACGCAATGATGTCCAAGATCTGTTTTTAAACAACATGAGTACATCATAACTACAACCCTATAATTCAAGCATAAGCATACAAGGTTTTATCACCTGATTTCTTGCATTTCACAATGGATAATATAATAAAAAGGAGGTAGTGTGTACAGGCAATTTACATTTGGGAGAAATTCCTAAATCTGATACTGACCTGTTCTCTCCTGTCAATATACGACTGCAAAATTTCTTCAAGATGATCAATAAACTTCTGCAAGGAAAAAGGAGCCATGTAAGTAGATATAACTATTTGAATAATTGAAAAGAAAATGCAAGGGGCCCATGAGGAAACTTTACGATGGCGTTAGATGACAGGTGATCAGTTTCTACTTCTCGAATCGGCAGAAAGAAAGGTAAGGTGTGTTCAGTCACAGTCATCTTTTCAAGGAATGACTTGCTCTCCAAAACACAATGATAAATTTCACAAGGCTCTCCTGCAAAATATGATGTGCATGTTATTTAGTGCAGCAAACCATGTGTCTAGAGTTTCTATGTTCTTATCTTCGTAATTTTTGATAACTTATCAAGTTATCATGCTTATGTTGTAATAGCATTATTCAGAATGTCAGGGTTTGCACAGTGAAATAAGCATGTTCTGATCTGAAACAAACTAATTCTATGAAATAACATACTGGTGTTTACATACTGACTGATTTGCAAAACATTGCCTGCGCATATCTTACACAAAGCTTTGCATGGTACAATTCAGacatttcatgaaaaaaatatgaTACTGAAAACGTTAAGCATAATCACCAGCGAAGAATGTCTCATACTGTATACCAATTCTGGCACCATCCAAACAATAGATAACCTACAAAATAGAAAATAATTAGTCAGATTAACTGACAAAATAATAGAAGTAATGGAATAGGTGCATTAGTTCAATATAACATGCCAAGTCATGAACATAATTTCATTACAAGGAAGACAACAACATAATGCCATGTTACAAGGTAGATGAAACATGATCTGAATGCTAAATTTAGTTTTGGTGGTCACTTGTATGGTTGTAGCAATCCTAGGAAGAGAACAAGAATGAGAAATTGTGACACAGTGCACCCTGGCCCTCACCGACACTATTGGTCTGTCATTCATGTTGTAGCAAAAAGAGTTAGGTGAACTGGAATGAACTGATCACAGAACACTATAATATACCAACTACATCTCAGATCCAGATTAACTAACCATTTTGGAATAACATCAACCCTGGTCCCCCCACCCACACACAAGCCATTGGCAGCAGATGAAAAATATCAACCACCCAATGATAAACTACAGTATAAAGAGTAGTCTTTATGGTAGCCAAAGCTGAAATCTAGAGAATAATAAGGTTACCTTATTTCTGATTCTATAAGTCGTCCTTGATTGAAATTGAGAGTCTGTTGGAACATTTGCCAGGTTGATCATCGCCTTCCTTTCAGCCTCTATATGGACCTGGTCTATGAGATAAAAGCAAACTTGTTATAAACTCAAAATGCACAGAGTGAACGGTACGTTTCATGTGGAATCAATATGAGAACAATATGGTACTTCAGATTAAGTACCTTCTCACGGATAGTTGCCAGCAAGCCATCATTCCACTGCTCATCATCTATTGAAATCTCTACAAAAATGCAAAAGCCTAAGTTTGAGAAATGAAGCTGTAGGATAAAAACTGATTAAAATTATACTACTATCACTCTATCAGACTGTATGAGAAGACTAAATATGTGTCA
This window contains:
- the LOC123131610 gene encoding uncharacterized protein isoform X2 — protein: MDLSVTLALNSPTEHGEQLRRRQHSLSELSYARDEDATKLETTRARLLNVLKRHEDLKERLSRDSDKLIFERLQKEFEAARVAQTEEISIDDEQWNDGLLATIREKVHIEAERKAMINLANVPTDSQFQSRTTYRIRNKVIYCLDGARIGIQYETFFAGEPCEIYHCVLESKSFLEKMTVTEHTLPFFLPIREVETDHLSSNAIKFIDHLEEILQSYIDRREQVRLIKELYGNQIGELFYSLPYTLIEFTLEDFEW